A portion of the Chloroflexota bacterium genome contains these proteins:
- a CDS encoding ClbS/DfsB family four-helix bundle protein, translating into MNKTELLNALKVEREKLLQAIASLTDEELATAPVMGEWTIKDLLAHLTVWESELVTLLAFARQGKRPANVQGLSGDIETLNAKWYAEYKNRPLDRVLADFHGVHKQIIRQVEMFTDQDLAEAKKFPWLKGEPLWKIVADYSFAHEAEHTVHIREWREQHHRNA; encoded by the coding sequence ATGAACAAAACCGAACTCCTCAACGCCCTCAAAGTCGAACGTGAAAAACTCTTGCAAGCCATTGCCAGCCTGACCGATGAAGAACTGGCCACAGCGCCGGTGATGGGCGAGTGGACGATCAAAGACCTGCTGGCCCACCTCACTGTTTGGGAATCGGAACTGGTGACTCTGCTGGCCTTCGCCCGGCAGGGCAAACGCCCGGCGAATGTTCAGGGCCTCAGCGGAGACATTGAAACCCTCAACGCCAAGTGGTACGCCGAATACAAGAACCGCCCGCTCGACCGCGTGCTGGCCGACTTCCACGGCGTCCACAAGCAAATCATCCGTCAAGTTGAGATGTTTACCGACCAGGATTTGGCCGAGGCTAAAAAATTCCCCTGGCTCAAAGGCGAGCCGTTGTGGAAAATCGTCGCCGACTACAGTTTTGCCCACGAAGCCGAACACACCGTTCATATCCGCGAATGGCGTGAACAACATCATCGCAACGCATGA
- a CDS encoding DnaJ domain-containing protein, with amino-acid sequence MDYKDYYTTLGVSKTASEAELKSAFRKLAKQYHPDKNPGDKKAEEKFKEINEAYEVLGDAAKRAKYDQLGAQYQRYQQYGGDPRGFDWSQWAAQGGRGQRVDYSDLFGGSGGFSDFFNTIFGMSGAGTQTRSGRRRAPAQTRQAEEYPVDITLEESLHGTQRTLEKGQRRLEVKIPPGAKAGTKVRVVGEGVPGLNGAPGDLHLVVTLLEHPKFKVREGGPDLQTDVAVDLYTAVLGGQVRVSTLEGNEVLLTVPPESSSGQTMRLRGKGLPVLREPKTRGDLYARLLVQVPKKLSDEEKALFKTLADLRKKEA; translated from the coding sequence ATGGACTACAAAGACTATTACACGACACTCGGGGTGAGCAAAACCGCCAGCGAGGCCGAACTCAAGTCGGCCTTTCGCAAACTGGCGAAGCAATATCACCCCGACAAAAATCCCGGCGACAAAAAAGCCGAGGAGAAATTCAAAGAGATCAACGAAGCCTACGAAGTGCTGGGCGACGCGGCCAAACGCGCCAAGTACGATCAGTTGGGCGCGCAGTATCAACGTTACCAACAATATGGCGGCGACCCGCGTGGTTTCGACTGGAGCCAGTGGGCGGCGCAGGGCGGGCGCGGGCAACGGGTTGACTACAGTGATCTGTTTGGTGGCAGCGGCGGCTTCTCCGATTTCTTCAATACCATCTTTGGCATGTCGGGCGCCGGGACGCAGACTCGGAGCGGGAGGCGGCGCGCGCCGGCTCAGACTCGCCAGGCCGAAGAATACCCGGTGGACATCACGCTTGAAGAGTCGTTGCATGGCACTCAACGTACCCTGGAGAAAGGCCAGCGGCGGCTGGAGGTGAAGATTCCGCCGGGCGCGAAGGCGGGAACCAAAGTGCGGGTGGTCGGCGAGGGCGTTCCGGGCCTCAACGGGGCGCCCGGCGATTTGCACTTGGTGGTCACGCTTCTCGAACACCCCAAGTTCAAGGTGCGCGAAGGCGGCCCGGACCTGCAGACCGACGTGGCGGTTGATCTTTACACGGCGGTGCTGGGCGGGCAGGTGCGCGTGTCCACCCTTGAGGGCAACGAAGTTTTGCTCACCGTGCCGCCTGAAAGTTCCAGCGGGCAGACAATGCGCTTGCGCGGCAAAGGCCTGCCGGTTCTGCGCGAGCCAAAGACGCGCGGCGACTTGTACGCGCGCCTGCTGGTGCAAGTGCCCAAGAAGTTGAGCGACGAAGAGAAAGCGTTATTCAAGACGCTGGCTGATCTTAGAAAGAAAGAGGCGTAA
- a CDS encoding trypsin-like peptidase domain-containing protein: MRLIVALLAPAMLACSLTTLAPTASPLPTVAPPVVAAPTLIPIVAPTVAPVVIDPAAEQQLYVDLYHRVNPAIVSIRAISSDGFSQGSGFVIDTDGHIVTNNHVVEGATELEIDFSSGLKVRGDLLGTDATADLAVIKVDVPADQLVAVPLADSDLVQVGERVIAIGNPFGLDGTMTIGIVSGLGRTLDSEVSAPGGGSFSTPKIIQTDAAINPGNSGGPLLNLRGEVIGVNKAIESETGVNSGVGFSIPSNLVRRVAPALIADGKFVYPYLGLGSTSDLTLNEIEALSLPRTTGAYVTNVVAGGPADEAGMRAGTTFTSIDGLLGGGDLIIAIDGREVKDFSDLLGYLVTNASVGQTVTLTILRDGGQLDVPVTLGARP; the protein is encoded by the coding sequence TTGCGATTGATCGTTGCCTTGCTTGCGCCGGCCATGCTGGCTTGTAGTCTCACGACCTTAGCGCCGACAGCCTCGCCACTGCCGACAGTGGCCCCGCCCGTCGTCGCCGCGCCGACTCTGATTCCGATTGTCGCGCCCACGGTTGCCCCGGTTGTTATTGATCCGGCTGCCGAACAGCAGTTGTACGTTGATCTGTATCATCGCGTGAATCCGGCCATCGTCTCTATTCGCGCAATTTCAAGCGACGGGTTCTCGCAGGGATCAGGGTTCGTCATTGACACCGACGGCCACATCGTCACCAACAATCACGTGGTGGAAGGCGCAACCGAATTGGAGATTGACTTTTCCAGCGGACTCAAAGTTCGCGGCGACTTGCTGGGGACGGACGCTACCGCCGACTTGGCCGTCATCAAAGTGGACGTGCCTGCCGATCAGTTGGTGGCCGTGCCGCTGGCCGACTCGGACCTGGTGCAGGTGGGCGAGCGGGTGATTGCCATTGGCAACCCGTTTGGCCTGGACGGCACCATGACGATTGGCATTGTGAGCGGATTAGGCCGGACGCTGGACTCGGAGGTAAGCGCGCCCGGCGGCGGTTCGTTTTCCACGCCAAAGATCATTCAGACCGACGCCGCCATCAACCCCGGCAATTCGGGCGGGCCGCTGTTGAACTTGCGCGGCGAGGTGATTGGCGTGAATAAAGCCATTGAGTCGGAGACGGGCGTAAATTCGGGCGTGGGCTTTTCCATTCCGTCCAACCTGGTGAGGCGGGTAGCCCCGGCGTTGATCGCCGATGGCAAGTTTGTCTATCCGTATCTTGGCCTGGGTAGCACCAGCGATCTGACTCTCAACGAGATCGAGGCCTTGAGTTTGCCCCGCACCACCGGCGCGTACGTGACCAACGTGGTGGCGGGTGGCCCGGCAGACGAGGCCGGCATGCGAGCCGGGACGACGTTCACCAGCATTGACGGATTGTTGGGCGGCGGCGATCTCATCATTGCCATTGACGGGCGCGAAGTGAAGGACTTCTCCGACCTGCTCGGTTATTTGGTCACCAACGCCAGCGTCGGGCAAACCGTAACTTTGACTATTTTGCGCGACGGCGGCCAGCTAGACGTGCCGGTGACGCTCGGCGCGCGACCCTAA
- a CDS encoding ATP-binding cassette domain-containing protein: MPPLLKVEHLKKDIPLGGALPFRSASHLLSVLSDVNFEVNSGEIVVLAGEAGAGKTTLARSIGLLTKPSGGKVIFEGDDLARKNENALRPLRRRFQFLFSDPRTALPPQHLVSEVMAEPLQVQQIGSPADQLAAIKQALRRVGLNSLLLDRRLTALSAGQRQRVALARALTLRPVLLVCDDPTRTLPPGMAESFFKLMADLRDKDGMAFIWLVREPRLAAGFADRLGILYQGWLVEMGKTESVLNAPQHPYTQQWLGGQAGLADSHTYKGKGCPFQSACLQVMPVCRERLPKMIGTPASQEAACFLYEKNPQAGALP, from the coding sequence ATGCCTCCTCTGCTCAAAGTCGAGCATCTCAAAAAAGACATTCCGCTTGGCGGCGCCTTGCCGTTCAGGTCGGCCTCGCATCTGCTGTCGGTTCTGTCGGATGTGAACTTTGAAGTTAATTCGGGCGAGATCGTCGTTCTCGCCGGCGAGGCCGGGGCAGGCAAGACCACCCTGGCCCGTTCCATCGGTCTGCTCACGAAGCCCAGCGGCGGAAAAGTGATTTTTGAGGGTGACGATCTGGCGCGCAAAAACGAGAACGCCCTGAGGCCGCTCCGGCGGCGCTTCCAATTTTTGTTTAGCGACCCGCGCACGGCTCTGCCGCCGCAACACCTGGTGAGTGAAGTGATGGCCGAGCCGTTGCAGGTTCAGCAGATTGGCTCGCCCGCCGATCAACTGGCGGCCATCAAACAAGCTCTGCGCCGGGTGGGGCTGAACAGCCTGTTGCTGGATCGCCGCCTCACCGCGCTCTCGGCCGGCCAGCGCCAGCGCGTGGCCCTGGCCCGCGCTCTCACACTCCGTCCGGTGCTACTGGTGTGCGACGACCCGACCCGCACTCTGCCGCCCGGCATGGCCGAAAGTTTCTTCAAGCTCATGGCCGACTTGCGCGACAAGGACGGCATGGCTTTCATTTGGCTGGTGCGCGAGCCGCGGCTAGCGGCTGGCTTCGCCGACCGGCTGGGTATTTTGTATCAAGGCTGGCTGGTGGAGATGGGCAAGACCGAGAGCGTGTTGAACGCGCCGCAACATCCTTACACTCAGCAATGGCTGGGCGGGCAGGCGGGCCTGGCCGACAGCCACACCTATAAAGGAAAAGGCTGTCCGTTCCAGTCGGCTTGTTTGCAGGTAATGCCGGTTTGCCGGGAACGTTTGCCGAAAATGATCGGCACGCCCGCTTCGCAAGAGGCGGCCTGCTTCCTCTACGAAAAAAATCCTCAAGCCGGGGCATTGCCTTGA